The genomic interval AGGAGGTTATCTGGGGACCCAGAATTCCTGGCGCCATCTCTGCTTATGggtgcttgtgtgtttccagtgcaGCAGAAGGCCGCCAGTTCCCCTCCAAACCGCTGAGGGACAGCCAGAGTAGACTGCTCGCCAGCACCCCCTCCTGGACAGACAGTGACAGTGCAGcggagaaagaaaggaaaggtcGGGTGTCTTTTTCTTCAGCTGCTTGAATACATACAAACAATAAGATGTTTTAAAACTTAGATTAAATAATTTCATTCCACTTATGTGTCTGTTTAGGTGCCAGCAACCAAGGGATGACCATCGAACACGAGGCATAACCAGCTAGAGTGGGAACCTTCAATTCAAGACAAGGCAGTTTGATTTATGAAACACATTTCATACGGGGACACTAAAAAGAACACAGATGTCAAAGGACatcaattcaaaaataaaacaggcatattttaaaagaaaaactcaatcagattaaaacagtttaaaaagagtagaataaagtttcattttttttgtcaacaCAGGGTAAACAGTGCAATAAAATGCACAATAAAATGTGTGCAAAAAGTGCAAAGAGCgcattaattaaatttaaataaaacaaattaaacagagCTTCAGATAAAAAGTCAAACAGATTTCTATAAAACTATATACACAAGAGAATGCAAGTTTAAAACCAAAGTGTATACTGTATACAAATATGTGTAAACAGTATAAGTTAGTGTACATTTTCTAGATACAAGTATAAAGCAGTGCAAACAGGCAGGTAACCAGATATGCAGAGGTTTGGTATGGATGGGATGGGTTAGGTTAAGAGATTAAAAGAGGcacaagaaataaaaaggatgaaTTCTTCATAAAACATCTCAAATAAGTTGAAGGACACAGATAAAATTGAAGGAAATGtgtaaaatgataaataaataaaaacagaataaaacacaatgatgGTAGGACCGTTCTGTAAAATAGTTTAGATAAAGCcatttgtgataaaaaaaaaagatttcagtCTGGATTTAAGAGGAATTCTTCACATATGAAGATGTAAAATGAATATCTTTGTGTTTCGTCCCACAGGTCTCTGCTGGACCCCTTCTGTGTTTGTGCCTATCAGAACAGGACGTGCTGGTGACATCGCCGGCAATTGGTGTTTTCCATATTGCACCCCCTTCTTCTGAGAGGTTTAAACGGGAAAAACCAACACGTATAATCATCAGTGTCCCAGTTACTGAATTTATCTGCTGCTATCTGGACGCATTTGGGTGGATCCAAATGAAAACTGCATTCCAACAATCCcatttgcttttgtttctgtatgaatAAGCACAGAGCAGCGTTAAAGGAAGAGATGTTTTGCACTTTGAATACTTGTAGCTTTTGTATGTTACAGTTTTATGTTAATTGAATAGCTTAGCACATTAGTAAATGCTTTTATAAGTTTGCCAAACATTTGCACATTAATTATACAGTAGTGATGGTGTTGATATGATGTAAAAACATTccttcagttttgtttttacgTTTTTTACCACCCGACATATTGTGTTGTGGAAATGCTGCATGCTCTCATCTCAAGATGTCAACGCAAACACTATTTGTTGTAGTGAACTGTACGAGATGCTTTCCCCGTTTTgcttgaaaacaaaaacaagaagtaAAGTCTTTAGTAAGAACACGTTTGATTAAGGGCTCTTTTGAATGATTAAAGCATGAGTGAGGATGTTGCCGTCACATTAAACCTCCACCCTGCCCCCCCGTGGCGGACACTTGGTACACGTCAACCTGCCGGACGAAAAAGCTGCCAGCGAACCTCGATGTGATGGTGCTGCGGATCTGTTTACACGGAAATGAGAAAATACTTtaccatctttaaaaaaatacttcaatAGGTAACACAGAAAGGAATCAAGTTTGTTCCGCTTTAagttatacacacacaatcacacattttaatttgaataagcaTAATCAGTTTGTGTGTTACCAATTGCAGTCATTTTTTAAGTTGGTCCACCACTTTTCCTTTTCCAGAGCACGATCAAAAAGCAGATAGTGATGAGTGTTTTTGTTACACACAACATTGTGGATGTtctccagaaaaaaaaacaagagaaaccaGTTCCAGCCCCTTTGTACAGTATTTTCACCTTTTGACGATTCTGTCTTTCCCCggctggaaacaaaaaaaacaactgaacattaGTTTAAAGAATGTatgcttgtttaaaaaaaagcttcatggtgattgtttatatttttctattctgtctgtctgactcgAGACAACATGGATGTGTGAGGCGAAGTACTGTAAAGTTGTGATGCCTTATCAAGAATAAAACAAGCTCTTCTCCATTCTCATTTCTTCAGGGAGTCATGTAACGGTCGAGAGCACTTTTATGGTAGAAAAGTTTCAAGcctttatttacaaaataatccGAAAACAATCCCGTTATATTGCATATTCTTCTTTTTACTCCTTTGCAGTGTGAGatgtgctgcagagagaaagataAGTGTCCCAGTTGTTTCGACGCTGAGGCGGGTTAATAAGTCGTGAACCTACAACTTCAACACACCTATATGGAAGTTCAGGATACTATTAAACAACACAGCATTTATTCAAACGTTTTAGTACATGCGACGGGTCTAAGAAGCATGAATCTGGAAAGCAACAAGAACAAAATTCAAAGGCCAGAACTACAAGTGAAATGAACCGCACTGGAGAGAAacgttaaaaacaaatgttagtTTTCCTCCCAATGAGTAAAAGTTATAGTTTTACTTCATTTATTACAACACTAAAACTCTACAAATCCTTAACcttaattaaaaatgaaatcttACTCTCAGCAGAGTAGTTCAGAGAAGCCTCAGCATGttggctgtttttcttttaatgccTTTTCATCATTTTTATAGATCTGGTCGAGAAGCAATTTCCTCCATGTTCATATGTGCTTGTGTCAATGAGGGTGTTTAcatgcacaaataaaaaacctcaACATTCCCCTCAATCAAAACCCACCGTATGCATCTTGTTACATATATTAATATAGAACTATTCTGAGCATTTTCgtgaaaacaactgaaaaacagcaacaacagaggAAACTTGTTTCAGCACAATACACCAGCTTGAGACGTCTCCCAGTAGGATAAGAGCTTGTCATCAATATTATCAACAAATGAAAAAGATCATAATAACTACTCATGTGCAcgtaaacacactcacagagaagAACTCCCTTTCTCATCAACAGAGAAGAAGCGCAGTGACGTGTTGTGTTCAGTGTCAGAAAACTAGCGcaataaattaaaacttttaaaagatAAGAGTGCAGCTACTATTAAGGCTGAGCATGGTGAGAACCATTGTTATGATGGTAAAGATTCACATGTTCATTATGTAAAACGGGAACACAGACAAGGcaacaaagaggagagagacatcGGAAACATTTTCAGCTTTCCATATAAAATCAGGTTAGAGCTTTTAAAGTGCAAAATATTTCtacagaacatttcaggaaaacTAAAATCCCATCTCTTCAAGCATATCAGATGTGACTAAAccaaaactcacacacacacgcacagcagcACGTGGTGTGGGCAGCTGTGACTTTTGGCTTTTGACCATCATAATCTAAGATGAGCAGAACCTATGAGAAACAGCTCACTAAAAgatgtatatatgttttgtgATCTTCCATTTCTATCATATTCAGAGTGATGTCACGACTGCTGCTTGTTAGCCTCCTCTTCGTAAGCATTTCCTGTTCCGTTCTGGACGTAGGCGGAGCCTGAGCCAAGCCCGTACAAGTGACCACAGTACTTTGCATCGTCAATATGATCCTCAAAGAACATCTGTAGAAAACAATGTTAGAAGAACGTGATACTGAGAACAGAAACATATGATACTAATAAATGAATCACAGTATTTACAAATAATAAGAATTACAAAGAGATCTCTTACTTGGTGCGTGCAGCGTTATTTGCCACATGCTCACACTACTGTGCGCTCACACTATCGTGGGCTACCACCTGTTTGCGCTGTAGATTATAACATTTTAACCATTACACAATCAGACCAAACTCTTGACTCCGACGAGTGTGTAAAGTTTCAGTGTAtaaaaagtggaaaaataacataacTACAATCTACAATTCTATAAAATTTCGAGattagacagagagagtgacCAGGGAGCTTCTTACCGCTGCCAAAGAggatatgtttttgtttgtcatatCTTTTTCTGCCTAGTAGTCAGaagattactcaaaaacttCTTGTTGGATTACCAAGAAACTTTCAGGAAAGAACACATTCACATTCTTTAACACAGTGAGAacaaatcagacatgtttaggggactgttggAGCCTCATCAGAGGTCTatactctactgagtgccattccagttCTGACATGAGACCACAATGTCGTCATATTAATGTAAAGGAGTTCATGTACCCACCTCCCTCATCTTGAAGAAGGCCATGCCTGTCAGTAACGAGTCGGAGCCGGCCTGATGCTGTGGTCCGatcctctccagctccagctgttCAGCTACTTCCTGAAGTCCCCCCTGAAAACGAAAAAACACAGCCACTTACTCACAAGATGTACATTTGAAGTCAAAGGAAAAGCTGAGGGCCACACTCGAGCTTTGTATTAATAAAACTACTGTAATTTCTATCAAAGTACCTTCAGGTTTTTACAGCTCTTCATGAGGTACTTCACATCATAAATGACTGGGAAGTACAAGCGAAGAATCTCGAAAaagtccacctcctcctccggcaGGTTCGCGTTGGAAAGAAACTTGATCAGGTAGCCAAAGTCATAGCCGctgcaacacacaacaccacatGCACACAATTTAACAACTTGTtacaagcacacacagcagAGGGATTCAAGAGGTTTTTCCGTCTAACAAAGATAATAAAGGACAGATTTAGACACATGGAAGGCCAAATAACTATGCAAAGATCAGATATCACTTTTACTACAACTAGTATCAACAGTGGCTTAAAGAGAGTTAATCCACAACAGAGGGATTTTCCAAAAAGATCAACACTGAATTCACAATTaggacaaattaaataaatacagtttcaaGAAGAAAACCAAGAAGATAAACAACAATGACATTAGAGCCTGTTTGGTAAAGTTTGTTCTAAATACCTGAACAAGATGACAGTGATGTTTGAAACCTAAGCTTTGTTTAATATCCAGAGCCTGGTTATCTTTAGCCTCAATTTGCCATGGGGACACAGTGGGAAACTGAGTGCGAAATGAAGATGTTAAGCAGCAGATTGTAATACTGGTAATTGAACAGCAATTTTAACAGTAAATTCATCTTATGTTATTCTCTTAATTGTGGCAAAACAATCACATTTCTGCGTAACATCTTAGCTCTTATTACGACAAAgcgaaaaaaaaacctcttctTTTGTGCGGCTGCTGACAGTGCAGCTTCTAGAGTTCACATGTTGCAGTCTagatacaaaaacaaattcattgCCAAAGCAGAATACCTGTGAAAAGACAGCCACCTGACCCCATCACAGAGCACCACCCCCGACGTCATCAGCAGCTCTGCAAAGTAGAGCGTCTCGATGCCTTCATCCTCGTGCTTCTTGAACTGAATCCCTGAAGTGGTCAGGAGCTCGATGGAGTCCTGTGCATACATGTCCTCTCTGAGGAGACACAACACGCATCACACAGTTACTCTTCATATTATAAACCACACAAGATAAAAATGGAAAGGCAGGTGAAAGCTTAAAATGCTGGCTTGTGTTTTGTTAGTgtaaaaaaagctgaaatacTTCTGTACTCTAGCAAATTCTAGTTTCCTACTTGACTCTACAGAGGCAGAATATTGCACTTGAAGCTAATTTTGACAAAATCAAAAGTTTAAATTCTGGATATGTTTGACCGCAACATCAGAAGTGGCCGCGACAGGAAACTCATCTTACgtgaggttaaacttaaaatTGAACTGCCACGTTGATGTCCCTGGAGGATATTCCCCTTCTTCGTTCGTAAACGTGAGGCCCAGCTGGATTATCTTGAGCAAATCCACATTGCAGCGCAGTAGCTGGTACTGATAGTCAGCGTTGCTCCGGAACTCTCCGATTGGTCTGGCTACTACACCGGGAAACTCTGTGTCCTGCAAAAAGACAGTTTATTATGCACAGCGGAGTAAAATAGAACAGCACTGGAGCTACAACCGAGGTCCAGCAGTCCCCTTAGAGTCAATCAAGCTGagcaaattgcacacactcaaagaaaTCAGTCCCCTAGACATGCCTgattcttttaaaatgaaatcaaattcctgcaccaacatttaatggcaTCTTCCATAAACCATACTTCATCCTTCAACTGAGCcttttgttatttaatttatcCCGTagttgcttacaaacaaacaaaccaacaaacaaatgacaGGGGGGAAAACATGAACTCCTGGactctggtaaaaaaaaaatcctgatacCGATATCAGCCAATACTAGCTCCTCATAATATATGTCGTAACCGTGGATTGATAGGTTTGTTGGCTGTTTGGCCAGTGTGCAGTAGAGTGGATAAGGATTGCTCTGTGTTTGATTGTCTCTGTTCTCATGTCACTGAGCAGGAGACCTATAATGTAAATTAGCTAGTAGCCATATTTGGTACAAAGTATATCAATTGATATACTTCACCCTGCACCTGTTACTGCATCATAATCTGTAAACATGATCAGTGCATCATATCACATTTCTTCTCTGCGCAGTGATATTGAAGGAGACAACTCTCGGTGCTATGCCACTACAAAATCCGTGAGAACGATATATTGAATAGGTCCATCGACAATGGACGAAAATGTATCAAACAGCGTTGTGTCTACGGGTTCTCTCACCATAGCGATGTAGTTGTATTGTCGGATGACATGTCTGATCCTCtttagctcctcctccaggttgtTGGCCCAAACCTCACATATTCTTTGGCTGTGATCCACAGTAGCTGCGGGCATAGTGCCACTTCACCatgcaaagagaaaaagataGACGGTCAGTTTATAGACTGATCCCTGTACGTGTTGACCTGAATTGACCAAATGTGGCAGCCATTGAACACATGATCTCCAGATACACAGCAACTGGTCAACAATATATACATAACCTTATAATAAGAACTGCAGGAAACAACATGCTGAGGGTAGTGAAGAGGACAAATGAGTCTCTGAGCCTATATCCTTACTGCTGTGACACTTTTATATAGTGCTAAAGGAACTATTCACAttagcagagagacagacagagagaaagggagagagagagagagagagagagagagagagagagagagagagagagagacatcaaaggggagagacagacagaggcatacaggcacacagagagagagacagacagacagaaagacagagagagacacacacagagagagcgataagcagacagatagagagacagaagcagacaaacagaaagacagagagagataagcagacaaacagagagaagcagacagacagaaagagataaccagtcaaacagagagaagcagagacagacagagagacagaagcagacagacagaaagagatgagcagacaaacagagagacgcagacagacagaaagacagaggaagagaagcagagacagaaagacagagagagataagcagacaaaaagagagaagcagacagacagaaagacagagagagacacacagagatagagttaagcagacagacagaaagacagagggagagaagcagacagacagatagacagacagagacagagagagagaagcagacagacagaaagacagagagagaagcagacagacagatagacagacagagacagagagagagaagcagacagacagaaagacagagagagaagcagacaaacagagagacagacagagagagagagagaagcagacaaacagagagaccgACAGACAGGCCCCTTCCCCTCCAgctgttagcagttagcagctAGCATGCTACAGGCTGAGCGCTGCTGAACCTGAGCCGGGCAGTGAGGCTCTCAGGTCGGCGGCTGGCTTCACCCTCAGCAGCACTTCTCCAGCGGACCGGCGGCTCGACACATGGAGAAGAGTGTGTGCAACACGTGAAAGACACGACTAgcagcacccacacacactgtcactcacacatacacatatatacacacaggtattatgtgtgtgtgtgtgtgtgtgtgtgtgtgtgcagtgggcTCCACTTCGCTCCAGCAGAGCTCCAGCAGCCTGGATCACTTACCGTTCCCCCGCCCGGCGGCTGTGTGTGTAAAGCGTGTGCTATCTGGAGACTCGTACTTTGTGCTACGTTACTGTGTCGGGGCTGTTCCGCTAACTTTTAAATAGTTTATGTGGAGTATTGTATCGATGTCAACCCCCGGCTGCCATCATAGCCGAGCCTACAACCCTGCGTCAGCACGTAGAGGACCGACGTGATGCGCGGGTGTGTGCGCTTCCACGTGAGTGTATCAGCAAGGATGAGGGACGTTCACTTGAAAATCATTTCGAtgttaatatgtttatttatatgattCCAATATTAAATCCACTTTTTCATTTACTGAAATTGAACTCATACAATTTGGAATGCTTCCATAAAGCATTTTAAACTTTATCAAATGAATACATACAATTGGGTATTTAAATTGAGAGCATAAAGACAGGGTTtgggaaaataataatttaatcaaATCGAAACAAATGTCTTAAAAACACCTACATTTTTCTAGCATATTTGACCATGCAAAAGTTATCTGAACGGGTTCTAACTTTAAAAAGCACAATCTTTCTATGAGAACATATGCAGTTTAATTACAGATTAACCACTTGTGTGTTTATCCCTTATCTTTCacttaatttcttctttttcttcttgtgtgtATTGTATTATATACACTGCATATTCCTATGGTTTTATATTGCTCAGTCTTGTTGATTTTGGTTTATGTAACCAAACTCAAATTATTCAGTAGATCAGCAGTTTCAAGTTTctcttaatttaaaatgttcccCTTAATTACCTAATTGAAGGCTAGAGGTCAGAACAGCTgggcagatgttcatcaacagcAGAGATTGAACCTGTAGTGAGGGACAGCTTCTGTTGCTACTGACTACACCTGACTGATAACACCAGAGAAGCTGTTTTAGTCCTAATTATGACAATTACAACAATACACTGACTTCATTTTAGTTGTACAGATAAAGAAAGACCAAGCTGCAGTAATACACATGTGAGCAGAacaaaggaaaagaggagggcAGTGTAGAGCAGCCAGACTTCTGTTGTAAAtagaacattttcattattatcaaACATGTCAGACATGTTTACCTGTTTGACTTTAAAGCTGGTCAGAGGAAAAGCAGAATTGAAAACAacggaaaacaaacaaaaacttttCAGTAATCAATAGATAATCTAGAAActtcaaataaaaccaacatgatCTGCATGGCTGGATATCAAGACAGGTGTataagaaaatgtgtttttataatttgaatAATGGTCACAATGAGTAAATACAATTATTTGACTGatagtattatatttatttatttattaccacAAGAACATTGAAACAACTGATACAACTTTGCATTTCGGTCATTTTGACAAATTTGGCTCTTTCTCCAtccgaacaaacacacaataatataAAGCTCTTTCTTTTCTACAAGGTCAAACTCttgtacaaataaaaaaaacaacatgcatcAAAGAAAGATTACAGTAGTCAAAAAAATAGGTCAAAAGTACAAAAATATTCTTAACATGCCTCGCCGGATAACCtgtactttgtttgtttgcagtatTGGAGTGCACCTACAGAAACGTGTACTACACTAGATATAATCCTAATTATACACCTAATTCTACAAATggcacacacattcaaaaaaacaGTCACTAATCTGCGTCACTAAATGGCAGAATATTAATGTTCACACGCTCTCATCTGTTCAGTAGTTCTATCCTTGACTCCACTTTATACCTGCAGACAGTTGATTCCCTTTGGTAAAACATTTGGTTTGATAACAACAGACCTGTTGAAATATTGTGGACAACTGTTTTTAGATTGGTCACTGTGTTCAGCTACAACTAACCAGTGGTTATTATAGTGTAATGACTACAAACACCAGCTGAGGTCACTGTGGTGTGCGGAGTTCGTTTATAACATGAACTGTGGGACTGAAACATGGCGACACTCGCGTATAAATCTAACTTTGTGTCGAAAAGCATCACAGCTTGTCTTTCAGGTCAGATGGAAATCCTGAACCCAGACTGTCTATGAGCAGCAGTGACCAAAATGTGCATCAGCATTTAGAACAGGGGTCGGACAAAATGATCAAAACACTACATAGAAGAACTTAGGAGATCAATCTTTTCGAACAATGTGACAGCAGCTTATATGCTGTTCTCACGTTATATCCTTGAGTTTGCTGTTTTTCTCCCCACAGCTTGCTTATTACATTATTGTCAGTGTTTCGTCAGTTTTATCATGTTtccatttaataatttattagcATTTTGTTCTAATGGGAGCTGTGCTAACTGACTTTTATTGCTTTATAAAATTGATATTGAATTCTTTGCTTGGAATCTTTTTATAGCTAACAATGCTTTCCTAGTTGGAAATAAGGCTGCTGTCATCTACTACTGAAGCAGTGTTTAACGTTTACAGTGTTTACATTGTAAAGCAAAAATTATGAAATGACGTTTATGGAAATCCACAATAAAAAGCAGTCATACTTCTACACCAATCATGTTACACATAGAGACAAATGTTCAGGATTATTCTTAGTTTGCTTTTAACTTAAGGAAACTCTTTTttagatgacatcatcatcacctcTTTTTTAACCATCTATGTTGATGGGTAAAGTCTGCTGTCAAACAACATACATGACACTGAACAATATTCAACTTTGATATTACTTTCAGAATTTCTTTCCCTGGCATAAGAATGAAAGGTTTCAGCTACAGCAGACAACTTTAACTATTATGTATTTAAGTGGCAAAAGGGAGAGTCCACCGCACAACATGCAAACCAAAGTGCAAGTCAGCTGTGTAACCCAGTGCAAGACTTTTCACTGATGTTAGCCAATACCCAGGTGACTTGGTGAATGTTCATGTGGAGTTTGATCTGCGCCCTCCAACCACACGCTACATTTGCTCAGGCAGCAGAGTAGGTAGCCTCATCTGAGTCTGGATCCCTGGTGCTGTCCTCACTGAGAGGTGAGCGACAGCTCAGGTCAGCGATCCCAGACTCCTGGTCACTGCCGTTTGAGAGGTTGGCTTCAGATGTTTTGTTCAGGTCCTGCGGCAGGAGGATCAGGCTGCTGTCTGGTGTTTTCAGCTGACCAGGGCTGCTGGTGATGAAGTCCCCAGTGTAGTCCTGAGGGGTGTTGGCCATGGTGAGATCATTGAGGAGGCCCCACGCTGTGGGGCTCTTATCACAAGGGGGTGTCTTCTGGATGACTCTCCCCACCTGCTCATGCTCCAGTTCAGCAATTTTCTATTGAGAGCATAGAACATAAACAGTCATTTTCTATAAGCAGGAAAACCACTGGAGCAGTTTCTTTTCCTCATGCGAAGGGACAAGCAGTAAGAAGCTTCAGCGCTGGTCCTACCTGTTTGTGTGAggtcagctgctcctccagctgctgcgtCTCCTCTGTGATGGCCCGAAGGTAATCCTCTACAGACTGACGTGGATGCATCCCTTGGTCAAAATGATTGTACAGGCCTCTCCAAAATCTATACAAAGCAAGTTTACATATGAGATTAAGCCCCTACAGAAGAACACCTACAGAAGCTTCACTTTCAGACTGTGAGTATTTTTCTTACAATCAGAGGGCAAGTATTTAACTGAGAATTGTATTTCAAACATGAGTACACAAGATTTCAAACTAAGCTGTGTTTTAGTTGCTGTTAGTGACAACCTACTTAAAGCAATAGGGGGCAGTAGAGGGCCGGAGGAGCCCCTGAGTCTGGCTGTGGTCCGGCCTGTACAGAGGGTTGATGTAGTCGGCACGGCTCATCCACAGAAAACTCCACAAAGAGTGAGTCCTCTCACGCACTCTGTGAGACAAGTGGCAGATTAACACAGAATAATCAgttaatttagttttgtttcCAGTTGTCTTAACTTGTGCAAACCCAGTGACATAAAATACAACTGGCT from Limanda limanda chromosome 10, fLimLim1.1, whole genome shotgun sequence carries:
- the cnot7 gene encoding CCR4-NOT transcription complex subunit 7 isoform X2; the protein is MPAATVDHSQRICEVWANNLEEELKRIRHVIRQYNYIAMDTEFPGVVARPIGEFRSNADYQYQLLRCNVDLLKIIQLGLTFTNEEGEYPPGTSTWQFNFKFNLTEDMYAQDSIELLTTSGIQFKKHEDEGIETLYFAELLMTSGVVLCDGVRWLSFHSGYDFGYLIKFLSNANLPEEEVDFFEILRLYFPVIYDVKYLMKSCKNLKGGLQEVAEQLELERIGPQHQAGSDSLLTGMAFFKMREMFFEDHIDDAKYCGHLYGLGSGSAYVQNGTGNAYEEEANKQQS
- the cnot7 gene encoding CCR4-NOT transcription complex subunit 7 isoform X1; the protein is MLFPAVLIISGTMPAATVDHSQRICEVWANNLEEELKRIRHVIRQYNYIAMDTEFPGVVARPIGEFRSNADYQYQLLRCNVDLLKIIQLGLTFTNEEGEYPPGTSTWQFNFKFNLTEDMYAQDSIELLTTSGIQFKKHEDEGIETLYFAELLMTSGVVLCDGVRWLSFHSGYDFGYLIKFLSNANLPEEEVDFFEILRLYFPVIYDVKYLMKSCKNLKGGLQEVAEQLELERIGPQHQAGSDSLLTGMAFFKMREMFFEDHIDDAKYCGHLYGLGSGSAYVQNGTGNAYEEEANKQQS